In Capsicum annuum cultivar UCD-10X-F1 unplaced genomic scaffold, UCD10Xv1.1 ctg5012, whole genome shotgun sequence, one genomic interval encodes:
- the LOC107838858 gene encoding eukaryotic initiation factor 4A-2 has product MAGLAPEGSQFDTRQFDAKMTELLGTEQQEFFTSYDEVYESFDAMGLQENLLRGIYAYGFEKPSAIQQRGIVPFCKGLDVIQQAQSGTGKTATFCSGILQQLDYSLVESQALVLAPTRELAQQIEKVMRALGDYLGVKVHACVGGTSVREDQRILQSGVHVVVGTPGRVFDMLRRQSLRPDHIKMFVLDEADEMLSRGFKDQIYDIFQLLPPKIQVGVFSATMPPEALEITRKFMNKPVRILVKRDELTLEGIKQFYVNVEKEEWKLETLCDLYETLAITQSVIFVNTRRKVDWLTDKMRSRDHTVSATHGDMDQNTRDIIMREFRSGSSRVLITTDLLARGIDVQQVSLVINYDLPTQPENYLHRIGRSGRFGRKGVAINFVTKDDERMLFDIQKFYNVVIEELPANVADLL; this is encoded by the exons ATGGCTGGCTTGGCACCAGAAGGTTCACAATTTGATACTCGTCAATTTGATGCCAAAATGACTGAGCT GCTTGGGACTGAACAGCAGGAGTTTTTCACATCATATGATGAGGTTTATGAAAGTTTCGATGCCATGGGTTTGCAAGAAAACCTTCTTAGGGGCATCTATGCTTATG GTTTTGAGAAGCCGTCTGCTATTCAGCAAAGGGGTATTGTTCCGTTTTGCAAGGGTCTTGATGTGATCCAACAGGCACAATCTGGAACAGGAAAGACGGCAACTTTCTGCTCTGGGATTCTCCAGCAGCTTGATTACAGCTTAGTCGAATCTCAGGCTCTCGTTCTTGCTCCAACCCGTGAGCTTGCCCAACAGATTGAGAAGGTTATGCGAGCACTCGGTGACTATCTTGGTGTGAAGGTTCATGCTTGTGTAGGAGGTACCAGTGTCCGTGAGGATCAGCGTATCCTTCAAAGTGGTGTTCATGTGGTTGTCGGTACTCCTGGCCGTGTCTTTGACATGTTGCGCAGGCAGTCTCTTCGCCCTGACCACATCAAGATGTTTGTTCTGGATGAAGCTGATGAAATGCTCTCAAGAGGTTTCAAGGATCAG ATTTATGATATATTCCAATTGCTGCCACCAAAGATTCAAGTTGGCGTTTTCTCTGCCACAATGCCACCAGAGGCCCTTGAAATTACTAGGAAGTTCATGAACAAGCCCGTGAGGATTCTTGTGAAGCGTGATGAGCTTACTCTTGAAGGCATCAAGCAATTTTATGTCAATGTTGAAAAGGAAGAGTGGAAGCTTGAAACTCTTTGCGATCTTTACGAGACCTTAGCCATCACCCAGAGTGTCATCTTTGTGAACACCAGGCGGAAGGTTGATTGGCTCACTGATAAGATGCGCAGCCGCGATCACACAGTATCTGCAACTCATGGAGACATGGACCAGAACACTAGAGATATCATTATGCGAGAGTTCCGATCTGGGTCATCTCGTGTGCTCATCACTACTGATCTTCTGGCACGTGGTATTGATGTGCAGCAAGTATCCCTTGTGATTAACTATGACCTACCTACTCAGCCAGAAAACTACCTGCATCGTATTGGACGTAGTGGACGATTCGGAAGGAAGGGTGTGGCTATCAATTTTGTCACAAAGGATGATGAAAGGATGCTTTTTGACATTCAGAAGTTTTACAATGTTGTAATTGAGGAGCTGCCAGCCAATGTGGCTGATCTTCTTTGA